The Macadamia integrifolia cultivar HAES 741 chromosome 3, SCU_Mint_v3, whole genome shotgun sequence genome segment accTAATCCAAAAGTTGGTAAGATAGATCTCCCCATCCCTTtccctcagaaaaaaaaataaataaagcctccaaccaaaagaaaaagaggggtggtatttaaataatattttttttgcatgAGCGAATAGCTCATTTAGTCAGGGAGGTGTCCTCGCTTTGTTACTGAGGAGCAGTGAGTCTCTCACTtacacaaaataaaaataaaaactaaaaagggaaattttgatAGGAATAGAGACTCACAGATCATCACCCAAATAGAGTGCAAAGTGACCACCTCCACCCAATGCTAAAAAGTCGAGGGAACAAAGAGTGAAATAATGATTTGCCCCTGCACACTTACAGCAGTCAGAATCCTAATCTCTGCAACTCAATAAGATTTGCATCACATTTGTTCCTAAGCAAAAAATGAACTCATTGTAGATAATTCTCTCTCAGTAGGGTTAAGCACCTTTTAAATTAATGTTTGATAACCTGtaccaaaatatttcaaaatacACACTACTCTACCATTGTAAGCCATCCTAAGATATATTGTAATAGTATCAAAGATGAGAGATCAGCacataagaaagaaaggaaaagagaaagaaaagaaatcgaGAGAAATGGCCTAGCCAAGACCACTCAATATATTAATAGTGACTAAAGCAGTAAGATTACAAGAAAGGACAATAACTAATATAAACAGTACACAACCACCATAAACAAAAATAGAATAACCAGAATACCCTTAAGTGTCTGTAACCACTAAACAATTATTAACAAATTAGCATGTCCAAGTGGGGATtgcagagagagaaaatcttgtGTGAGAAAAATCAATAATGGTTTAAACCCAGATAAAGAACCATAAAGGGTTTCCATGTTCTAGGTATGTACATACAGGTGTCACCTACTTCACAATACTTAGCTTGGAGGGTCCTGCCCCATCCTTCAATTAACAAACTCTATTTCAACCAATCTAACTATGAAGCTGAAGGAATTACTTTGGGAACTAAGGCAAACTGATCCCTTGATATGATGGTGGATTGGTGAGAAAAGAGCTATGATGCCCATCTAAGATATGGGAATTTTAAAAGATGCCCTAGGAAAGATATGGTTATAGGAAGCATGAAACagatgtttctgggtttcccCATAAAACCAACTGTAAATTTATGATTTGCATTTGCAGGGCATTATACAAGGACACATACAGGACCCCAGTgacaaaaatcaattttattacCATAAGAGCTCAAGCATAATGTGAGGACGGTAACAAAGtataaaagagaaagatatcCAGCGGCAACAGCAGTTCAGATAAGACACTGAAGCCACATCCCTTGTGAACCATCTAAAGGTTCATGTAAGCATGCACCAGCAAGTCCATGAAAAGCAGCTCCCTGGAGGGAGCCATATCAGCAGTTGAGCTCACTGCATAGGCTGCAGGGTTTATATGTTAGACTGCTACTGAGAGCTTATTATTTCAACTCGCATAACTATAGAGGGTGTAATTCACCAGAGAAAAACGCCGTCCATATTTAGGGAAGCTTTGAGATGTCATCCCACATCGAGAAAGTAACTTCTCTGAGTCACACCCCCCCTTGTATTAGAATCTAAGTCATGAAAAAAGGCTGAAATTGTCATCACCAGAAGCAATTGGAAGTTTAAGAAAGAAAGTAAGCACATAAGGGACATTAGAACCTGCGTGGTATTTTCCTGTATCTTAAATAATATATCTAAAGTACCTAACTGTATGTTCAGGAAACTGTTAGTATTTGCTACTGAATTAAAAAAGATATATAAGGGAACAAGTAGTACCAGTGGGACGGAATACCACTGGATGCCCAGATATATTTGTGAAAATGAACGTATCCTTAGTCCCCTGTTTGACACACACAACTTTCAGTGAAAAAATGCAGAAGACGAGCTGGTGACTAGTACAACAAGAATGTGTTCTAACAACACCTGATATTTCCTCTTACTGGTTGGTCTCAGTGGTGCCTCGACTAATCCACCAAATACTGCACCTTTCTTGTCCCCGACAACCTGTGATGCATGGGACATAAACAAATGATGAACAAGGAAAATTTTCATCCCAGCATGGCATTCCAAATATCACATACAATCAGAACCCAGTGATGAGAAAAGACATGATGGTTCATGATTTTAATAGAAGACTTGTCATGAACAGATTTGGATTGTGACATAGAATTCCTTTGACTCACCCCAAGCAATTGAATAGCCAGCGAAATACTAAAAGACCTTTTGCATCAGTGAGGACAGAAATGAATTTTATATAGTATAATTTCTCAGCAATAAATTCCCTAACGAGGAAAGcaagaaaataatacaaaaaaaaagtgaatgtATATGCCAGCCAGAGAGAGCTGAGGGATATCAAAATACAAAAATCCAAACACCATTATGTTTGGCAAAgcataataatgataataaagcaaGAGGTTTGCAACCCACTAATAATGGTGTGGCCAATGTAGGCGGCCACTGGTCAACCTCCTAGTATATTGTTGCATATGAAGGACAAACCTATCAGACCCTTCATGCCTTCTTTTTCTTGAGAAAAAAGGAGGGACGGGGGAGGGGGGGGTTGagggggaggaagagagagtggGACAGAGAAAGGGAGATAGTCTCACATAAGTAATTGTCTACAAGAAGAAAATGTTATAGCATGCATGTACAAACATGCCCATATGCTGAGAATTTAGCGGAGATATTATAGGTGTCCATGCTCTGATTATGTTGGTCCAGTTTGCAATACTCATCAGTCTTAAGTCTTAAACCTTCATTTGAAGGCCGAAAAAAGGTGACCCAAAAGGAGGGGCGAGTCAATATTCATATTTCATGGTTATTGTATATTGGTCTGAGAACATAAAAGGTGGCTTGGCTACACAAGCTACTCAATGGAATCAATTTCTAATCCAAACACCATGTATCTGCActgagaggttttttttttttttttttttttttttggtacaatgaTAATTTCCACCTACCCCATAACCTCCTCTCACTAGGCAGGACTCAATCCCAGGTCTTACGACCAGACCAAGGGTGGCACCTCTCTGAACATAACTGagttaaatcataaaaaaatgttGGATGACAAAGAATATGTATGGTTTACAACAGTGTGAGCACAAGTGAATAACTGTTTTCCAGATCATGTTCGGATATATCATATAAGGTAAAACTGCCTCAAAACTGTTTAATTTTGAATACTGCATTAAGAGGCAATACCAGCAAACTAAGGCCAGGGCAAAGCGAACTTCTCCTGTACAAGGTTGAAAGTGATATTCCATGTCTCCAGGTACTGCATTAAGACAAGAGAGATGTCCAAAAGAATACTGCAATAAGCTAATTAGGCCCTACTGAATAGTATATGCAgaattgggtaaatgtaaacaTATAAAAGAAGTGTCTCAGAACCTGTAGAGCAGCACCCATTTCCTTCCTTGAACAAGTGATGGAAGTGAAGTATAGAGAGCACTTCGCATTTTCTCAGAAAGAAGTAACGAAGGTTCAGAAATATCTGGGAGACAAAATCTTGACACAGTCTCCTTTGGATTCTGTACAGGGTTCAACTCAAGCCCAATAAAGTTCGAACTGCccatgtcatcatttttctttttctgatcaCCCTTCCGCCCATTAAACTTTGTGGCAAGGTAGATTACTCTTGCAAGTGAATGTTTTCCCCTAGAAAAAAGTGTCTTCCTTGCATTATTTTCCTTCACTGGTAAGTCCTCAGATGCCGACTCACCCATTTCATCATGATAACCATTTTGTTCATCACCATGTGAATGACCCTCAGATTCTGAAGCTGACAATAAAGAGTAGAGGAATGCTGTGAAAGAAGATGTATCAGGGCCATCTACTAGAGGCTCAGAATCCTCCTCTGCTTTTGACTCATCTTCACTTCCTTTGGGATCCATGGTATCCTCCTAAGAAAACAATGGCTATTAACATAAGAAAAAATTCCATATTGAAAGAATGGAAGTTCTCATGTGTCTTGTCAAGCGCTAAGACTTCACTGAAATTGGAGAACTATCATTAATGACAAGAAATGttctgtaaaaataaaatctagccTGATTTCAAAAAACCCAAACAAAAAAGGGCCTCCCAAGGATTAGCTTCTAGTGTCAATCTCGACTCAGTACTCTTTAACATCTAATCGGATTAATAACAGTCAAATTGATAACAATAATTTTGTCTGCCGAAATTTGGCCCTGCCTATAAACCAAGAAATTCGCATTTCACAGTGATCGAATCATAACAAATGGAAAGCTAAAATCAAA includes the following:
- the LOC122072828 gene encoding TLD domain-containing protein 2, whose product is MGREHSFRSKAAHFVSDLTTVFLNPISDEPSKHPEDTMDPKGSEDESKAEEDSEPLVDGPDTSSFTAFLYSLLSASESEGHSHGDEQNGYHDEMGESASEDLPVKENNARKTLFSRGKHSLARVIYLATKFNGRKGDQKKKNDDMGSSNFIGLELNPVQNPKETVSRFCLPDISEPSLLLSEKMRSALYTSLPSLVQGRKWVLLYSTWRHGISLSTLYRRSSLCPGLSLLVVGDKKGAVFGGLVEAPLRPTSKRKYQGTKDTFIFTNISGHPVVFRPTGANHYFTLCSLDFLALGGGGHFALYLGDDLLRGSSSVSETYGNPCLAQSEDFEVKEVELWGFSYASKYEETIALCQSEAPGICRLMNLS